Proteins encoded by one window of Streptomyces sp. LX-29:
- a CDS encoding penicillin acylase family protein encodes MSTEVYRDAWGIPHLRAGSPHELAFAQGRNAATDRAWQLEVERHRVRGTTAAFLGAEAVGWDRFARQARLEDTARRCFRSLDADTAAWVTAYVDGVNAGLAAGASRAPQFAATGLTPGHWEPWTPLGVWLSTHILFAGFPTKLWREEVARRLGDEAIELFATDGPGTSGSNGWLVAGERTATGAAVIAGDPHRFIEDPGVYQQIHLACPEYDVVGLAVPGVPGLAHFGHTGGVAWAITNAMADYQDLYRERLRRGAGADEVEALGPDGWRPATRHVETIEVANGDPVQVEIIETERGPVIVGGPEHTEGPDGTAEPEGAGRAISLRYPPRVRGELGFGALPALLRARTVADVDRAFDQWAEPVNVVQAADTEGGLLHRVAGAVPLRHRDNRLRAVPAWEAGHEWHGWHEPPREPVDGYAVMANQRGLAGPLGVEFAPPHRAARIGELLAASADWSAGDMAAIHTDTHLASARRLVDLLGEVSGLGPDAARLRDRLLRWDRRMDADSTDAAAYAAVRSAVVRRLAAHPDLSGLADPAAFAYPYPHLFWPWLALLPRVAFALETLLTTESLPGIDRAEVARSALEEVAAEQAAAGSDAAPVTWGELHRLAPWQALPDEPAEEWPGLSGDHDCVLSTMSVPGATDLSARGPAARYVWDLARREDSLWVVPFGASGVPGDAHHRDQLPLWVRGGLAPVITDWNDLIEERHDD; translated from the coding sequence GTGAGTACCGAGGTCTATCGGGACGCCTGGGGGATCCCCCATCTCCGCGCGGGCAGCCCGCACGAGCTCGCCTTCGCCCAGGGCCGTAACGCCGCCACGGACCGGGCCTGGCAGCTCGAGGTCGAGCGGCACCGCGTGCGGGGCACCACGGCCGCCTTCCTGGGCGCCGAAGCCGTCGGCTGGGACCGCTTCGCCCGGCAGGCCCGGCTCGAGGACACCGCGCGGCGCTGCTTCCGCTCCCTCGACGCCGACACCGCCGCCTGGGTCACCGCCTACGTCGACGGGGTCAACGCCGGGCTCGCGGCCGGGGCCAGCCGCGCCCCCCAGTTCGCCGCCACCGGACTGACCCCCGGACACTGGGAGCCCTGGACCCCGCTGGGGGTCTGGCTCTCCACCCACATCCTCTTCGCCGGCTTCCCCACCAAGCTGTGGCGCGAGGAGGTGGCCCGCCGGCTCGGGGACGAGGCCATCGAACTGTTCGCCACCGACGGCCCCGGCACCTCGGGCAGCAACGGCTGGCTGGTGGCCGGCGAACGCACCGCCACCGGCGCCGCCGTCATCGCCGGCGACCCGCACCGCTTCATCGAGGACCCCGGCGTCTACCAGCAGATCCACCTGGCCTGCCCCGAGTACGACGTGGTCGGACTCGCCGTGCCCGGCGTCCCCGGCCTCGCCCACTTCGGCCACACCGGCGGCGTCGCCTGGGCCATCACCAACGCCATGGCCGACTACCAGGACCTCTACCGGGAGCGGCTGCGCCGTGGCGCGGGCGCCGACGAGGTGGAGGCCCTCGGCCCGGACGGCTGGCGCCCCGCCACGCGGCACGTCGAGACCATCGAGGTCGCGAACGGAGACCCGGTCCAGGTCGAGATCATCGAGACCGAGCGCGGGCCCGTCATCGTCGGGGGCCCGGAGCACACCGAGGGCCCCGACGGCACCGCCGAACCGGAGGGCGCGGGCCGGGCGATCAGCCTCCGCTACCCCCCGCGCGTCCGCGGCGAACTCGGCTTCGGCGCGCTGCCCGCCCTGCTGCGGGCCCGGACCGTCGCCGACGTCGACCGGGCCTTCGACCAGTGGGCCGAGCCGGTCAACGTCGTCCAGGCCGCGGACACCGAAGGCGGGCTGCTGCACCGGGTCGCCGGCGCCGTGCCGCTGCGCCACCGCGACAACCGGCTGCGCGCCGTGCCCGCGTGGGAGGCCGGCCATGAGTGGCACGGCTGGCACGAGCCGCCGCGCGAGCCGGTCGACGGGTACGCGGTCATGGCCAACCAGCGGGGCCTCGCCGGCCCGCTCGGCGTCGAGTTCGCCCCGCCGCACCGCGCGGCGCGGATCGGGGAACTCCTGGCGGCGTCCGCCGACTGGTCCGCCGGCGACATGGCCGCCATCCACACCGACACCCACCTGGCCTCCGCGCGGCGCCTGGTGGACCTGCTCGGCGAGGTGAGCGGACTCGGCCCCGACGCCGCCCGACTGCGCGACCGGCTGCTCCGCTGGGACCGCCGGATGGACGCCGACAGCACGGACGCCGCCGCGTACGCGGCCGTGCGCTCGGCCGTGGTGCGCCGGCTGGCGGCCCACCCCGACCTGTCCGGGCTGGCCGACCCCGCCGCGTTCGCCTATCCGTATCCGCACCTCTTCTGGCCCTGGCTGGCGTTGCTGCCGCGGGTCGCGTTCGCCCTGGAGACCCTGCTCACCACCGAGTCGCTGCCCGGCATCGACCGGGCCGAGGTCGCCAGATCCGCCCTTGAGGAGGTGGCGGCCGAGCAGGCCGCCGCCGGCTCCGACGCCGCCCCCGTGACCTGGGGCGAACTGCACCGGCTCGCCCCCTGGCAGGCCCTGCCGGACGAGCCCGCCGAGGAGTGGCCGGGGCTCTCCGGCGACCACGACTGCGTGCTGTCCACCATGAGCGTCCCCGGCGCCACCGACCTCAGCGCCCGCGGCCCCGCCGCCCGCTACGTCTGGGACCTGGCGCGACGCGAGGACAGCCTCTGGGTGGTCCCCTTCGGCGCCTCCGGAGTGCCGGGCGACGCCCACCACCGTGACCAACTGCCGCTGTGGGTGCGCGGCGGGCTCGCCCCCGTGATCACCGACTGGAACGACCTGATCGAGGAGAGACATGACGACTGA
- a CDS encoding GNAT family N-acetyltransferase: MTTEATEVPRTTEATGPAARAAAYEQTVEGFGTVRIAPVDPARDIDVIHAWASEERARFWGMRELSREQVREIYQDLDSRTTHHAFLVRLDGKPVALFQTYQPEADRVSECYQVQPGDIGAHLMLGPAEGGARPGFTAAVMRALVGFTLADPEVLRIVVEPDARNEKAIARFVRSGFVTGPEVTLPEIDIPEVYLPEKRARLAFLSREDAQRLNRG; the protein is encoded by the coding sequence ATGACGACTGAGGCCACCGAGGTCCCGCGGACCACCGAGGCCACCGGGCCCGCCGCCCGCGCCGCCGCGTACGAGCAGACGGTCGAGGGCTTCGGGACGGTCCGGATCGCGCCCGTGGACCCCGCGCGGGACATCGACGTGATCCACGCCTGGGCCTCGGAGGAGCGGGCCCGGTTCTGGGGGATGCGCGAGCTCAGCCGCGAGCAGGTGCGGGAGATCTACCAGGACCTGGACTCCCGCACCACCCACCACGCCTTCCTGGTGCGCCTGGACGGCAAGCCGGTGGCGCTGTTCCAGACGTACCAGCCCGAGGCCGACCGGGTCAGCGAGTGCTACCAGGTCCAGCCCGGCGACATCGGCGCCCACCTGATGCTCGGCCCCGCCGAGGGCGGTGCGCGCCCGGGGTTCACCGCCGCGGTGATGCGCGCGCTGGTCGGCTTCACGCTCGCGGACCCCGAGGTGCTGCGCATCGTGGTCGAACCCGACGCCCGCAACGAGAAGGCCATCGCCCGCTTCGTCCGCTCCGGCTTCGTGACCGGCCCCGAGGTCACCCTGCCCGAGATCGACATCCCCGAGGTCTACCTCCCCGAGAAGCGGGCCCGACTCGCCTTCCTCAGCCGCGAGGACGCCCAGCGGCTGAACCGCGGCTGA